The genomic window GGCCCGAAGGCCCGTCGACTCCCGGATGGACGAAAGGCGGCCCCGGGGGCCGCGCATCTAGCCATTATGGAGGATCCCGCCCCTCCGTTCAAGCCCTCCTCGCGCAATCATGAGGGCCCGCGAGGTCCACCGCGCGAGCCCCGGGGGGCGTCATCAACACGCCCGCCTTGAGTCCTCAGTGGACTTCCAGGGGCACCGGCGTCGCCTTCGCCGAGTCGGGCCGCGGTTGCACGGGGCCGCGGAAATCGACCACGGGGCTGCGACGACCGGTCAACCTGCCGAACCAGTAGCGGCACAGGCCGAGCGCCTCGGGGAACTTCGCCAGCACGCAGGAGGCGGCATAGAGCCGCGCGTCCCGCGACGACCAGCCCCGCTGGTTGACGAAATAGCGGACCATCTTGAGGAAGAGGACCGCATACCCCCCCAGGAGTGCCAGGCTCAGCCCCCGCGTGGGCCACGCCAGGCCGAGGGCCAGCACCGGGACGAGCATGCCCCAGAAGACGATGCTGCGCGTCTCCCGGACGAAGTGACGCTCGGGGCTCCGGCCGTAGAGGGCCGCCCCCTCGGCGTAGGCGTGCCCGGCCCTCCTCGCCCGCTTCCACCACTGGGAGAAGCGCGTCATGTCCATGTCGTGGACCGCCATGCCGGCGGCGTCGCGGTAGACCTTCCAGCCCAGGCGGCGCAGGCGGAGGCAGAACTCGTCGTCCTCGGCGGCGATGATCGACGGGTTGAAGCCGCCGGCCGCCTCGAACGCCGCCGCGCGGACCATGCAGATCCCGCCGCAGGCGCGGATCTCGCCGGGGGGCGAATTCCACTCCAGGTCCGCCAGGCGGTTGTAGGCGGATCGCTCCGGGAACCGCTCGCGGACCCGGCCGCAGACGACGCCCCACTCCGGGTGATCATCGAGGCAGGACTCGCCGGCATCCAGCCAGCCGGCGACGATCTCGCTGTCCCCATCGAGGAACTGCACGAA from Aquisphaera giovannonii includes these protein-coding regions:
- a CDS encoding glycosyltransferase, giving the protein MTKLGIVVIGRNEGDRLVCCLRSVADQGFPVVYVDSGSVDGSVERARSMGVEVVELDASQPFSAARARNTGYERLRALAPWVSFVQFLDGDSEIVAGWLDAGESCLDDHPEWGVVCGRVRERFPERSAYNRLADLEWNSPPGEIRACGGICMVRAAAFEAAGGFNPSIIAAEDDEFCLRLRRLGWKVYRDAAGMAVHDMDMTRFSQWWKRARRAGHAYAEGAALYGRSPERHFVRETRSIVFWGMLVPVLALGLAWPTRGLSLALLGGYAVLFLKMVRYFVNQRGWSSRDARLYAASCVLAKFPEALGLCRYWFGRLTGRRSPVVDFRGPVQPRPDSAKATPVPLEVH